Proteins encoded in a region of the Saccharothrix ecbatanensis genome:
- a CDS encoding class I SAM-dependent methyltransferase — MSDRSRTDHPRTHYFDRRRSTAYDRRARRSLGGLYRRVAADVAALAPPDAVVLDVGTGPGQLPREIAARRADVVLGGVDLSADMVDIATAAVGDLASRITFQVADVAALPQPDDSVDLVVSTLSMHEWPDRRRAVAELGRVLRPGGVLLVYDFRFARFEPEAFTGFADVRRVPVRPGWWPVALFSRVVASAR; from the coding sequence GTGTCCGACCGCTCCCGAACTGATCACCCGCGGACCCACTACTTCGACCGGAGGCGCAGCACGGCCTACGACCGGCGGGCCCGGCGCTCGCTCGGCGGCCTGTACCGGCGGGTCGCCGCGGACGTCGCCGCGCTCGCCCCACCGGACGCCGTGGTGCTCGACGTCGGCACCGGCCCGGGGCAACTGCCGCGAGAGATCGCGGCCCGTCGCGCGGACGTGGTGCTCGGCGGCGTCGACCTGTCCGCCGACATGGTCGACATCGCGACCGCCGCGGTCGGCGACCTGGCGTCCCGGATCACGTTCCAGGTCGCCGACGTGGCCGCCCTGCCGCAGCCCGACGACAGCGTCGACCTGGTCGTCTCGACGCTGTCCATGCACGAGTGGCCGGACCGGCGGCGGGCGGTCGCCGAACTGGGGCGGGTGCTGCGGCCGGGCGGCGTCCTGCTGGTGTACGACTTCCGCTTCGCCCGCTTCGAGCCCGAGGCGTTCACGGGCTTCGCGGACGTCCGGCGCGTGCCCGTGCGGCCTGGGTGGTGGCCGGTCGCGCTGTTCTCCCGGGTGGTCGCTTCGGCACGCTGA
- a CDS encoding MerR family transcriptional regulator, producing MKSSEEMSIGELADRFGLAAHVLRHWEDVGLLAPRRHANGRRRYGPADEARIAMILLAKDAGLGLDLIRLLFAATADRPARRALYREHHDRLAERIASLQASLSVLEHAMGCEAEDITACPDFRAAVASRIAGQRCG from the coding sequence ATGAAGTCAAGCGAGGAGATGTCGATCGGCGAGCTGGCTGACCGGTTCGGGTTGGCCGCGCACGTGCTGCGGCACTGGGAGGACGTGGGGCTCCTGGCCCCGCGACGGCACGCGAACGGCCGGCGGCGGTACGGGCCGGCGGACGAGGCGCGGATCGCGATGATCCTGCTCGCCAAGGACGCCGGGCTGGGCCTCGACCTGATCCGGCTGCTGTTCGCCGCCACCGCCGACCGGCCGGCGCGACGCGCGCTCTACCGCGAGCACCACGACCGGCTCGCCGAGCGGATCGCCTCGCTCCAGGCGTCCCTGTCGGTGCTGGAGCACGCGATGGGCTGCGAGGCCGAGGACATCACCGCGTGCCCCGACTTCCGGGCTGCGGTGGCCTCCCGCATCGCCGGCCAAAGGTGCGGTTAA